The Mobula birostris isolate sMobBir1 chromosome 14, sMobBir1.hap1, whole genome shotgun sequence genome includes a region encoding these proteins:
- the LOC140209523 gene encoding protein FAM72A, translating to MSTLPFKNKLVTLLCCKFCDNILCARGMRAVLLSDTDVELYSTDIPPTRAVDFVGNCYSTESCKCKIKDIACLKCGNAVGYHVVVPCRPCLLSCNNGHFWMFHSQVIYAVNRLDSSGVDFLLWGNLPDTEDEENESDLFEEECIR from the exons ATGTCAACACTGCCTTTTAAAAACAAGCTTGTTACGTTGCTGTGTTGCAAGTTCTGTGACAATATATTGTGCGCTCGGGGCATGAGGgcagtcctgctctctgacacagACGTAGAACTGTACTCGACTGACATTCCCCCCACAAG GGCCGTGGACTTTGTTGGAAATTGCTACTCCACAGAAAGCTGCAAGTGTAAAATAAAGGATATTGCATGTTTAAAATG TGGCAATGCTGTTGGCTACCATGTGGTTGTCCCATGCAGACCCTGTTTGCTTTCCTGTAACAATGGGCATTTCTGGATGTTTCACAGCCAGGTGATCTACGCTGTTAATAGACTGGATTCCTCTG GTGTTGATTTTCTTCTCTGGGGGAACTTGCCAGATACAGAGGATGAAGAGAATGAATCTGATCTATTTGAAGAGGAATGTATCAGATAA